In Prunus dulcis chromosome 1, ALMONDv2, whole genome shotgun sequence, the following are encoded in one genomic region:
- the LOC117615992 gene encoding ion channel CASTOR-like isoform X2, producing the protein MSLDSDSAAVSSTSRDWYFPSPPFIHNNSNSTKFPKYPRRFPTNPRQSQHLPPDYRPPFGGVSSPNSSPPFRSVSSSTSAPHRAFNHERLRRRVDFGRRREKPQQNDVNDAIPSVSDGVSRRRSEVSSAVSGDKFLGNGFNVRWKMAFFVAIATTVFSSVVYQNFCLHIQVNELQEHISKLEFTLRAYNLSDSTELISSFGQQSDLHGKSLKRLALMVSLTLLSMPVLAFKYIDYVSRSRSSENISEEVSLNKQLAYRVDLFLSVHPYSKPLALLVATLLLIFLGGLALFGVKDDSLAECLWLSWTYVADSGNHTDSEKIGERLVSVSISFGGMLIFAMMLGLVSDAISEKFDSLRKGRSKVVEQNHTLILGWSDKLGSLLNQLAIANESLGGGIVVVMAERDKEEMELDIAKMEFNFKGTSVICRSGSPLILADLKKVSVSKARAIIILAEDGNADQSDARALRTVLSLTGVKEGLRGHIVVELSDLDNEVLVKLVGGDLVETVVAHDVIGRLMIQCARQPGLAQIWEDILGFENCEFYIKRWSQLDGMHFEDVLISYPDAIPCGIKVASLGGKIILNPDDSYVLQEGDEVLVIAEDDDTYAPAPLPMVKEASFIHIARTARKPQKILLCGWRRDIDDMLVVLDAFLAPSSELWMFNEVAEKEREKKLIDGGLDISRLVNITLVNREGNAVIRRHLESLPLQSFDSILILADESVEDSAIQADSRSLATLLLIRDIQAKRLPMVTHVQRGSFSQGSWIGEMQQASDKSVIISEILDPRTKNLLSMSKISDYVLSNELVSMALAMVAEDRQINDVLEELFAEEGNELQIRQADLYLREGEELSFYEVLLRARQRREVMIGYRLADAERAVINPPSKSKRRRWSVKDVFVVIAEKE; encoded by the exons ATGTCCCTCGACTCCGACTCAGCAGCAGTGTCTTCCACCAGCAGAGACTGGTACTTTCCCTCGCCGCCCTTCATCCACAACAACTCGAACTCAACGAAATTTCCAAAATACCCTCGAAGATTCCCAACAAACCCCAGGCAGTCCCAACACCTTCCTCCCGATTATCGGCCGCCGTTTGGCGGCGTTTCGTCTCCCAATTCGTCGCCGCCGTTTCGCAGCGTTTCGTCCTCGACCTCGGCCCCTCATAGAGCTTTTAACCATGAGAGGCTTAGACGGAGGGTCGACTTCGGTCGCCGGCGAGAGAAGCCGCAGCAAAACGACGTCAACGACGCCATTCCAAGCGTTTCCGACGGCGTTTCGAGAAGAAGATCGGAGGTTTCGAGTGCGGTTTCGGGCGATAAGTTTTTGGGAAATGGTTTCAACGTTCGGTGGAAAATGGCCTTTTTCGTAGCG ATTGCGACAACAGTATTTTCATCAGTGGTGTACCAGAATTTCTGTTTACATATCCaagtcaatgagttgcag GAACATATTTCCAAGCTTGAATTTACGTTACGAGCCTATAATTTGTCAGATTCTACGGAGCTTATCAGTTCCTTTGGGCAGCAGAGTGATCTCCATGGCAAAAGTTTAAAAAGATTAGCTCTTATGGTCTCCCTCACACTTTTATCTATGCCTGTCCTAGCTTTCAAGTACATTGATTATGTCTCTAGATCAAGGTCATCAGAAAACATTTCAGAAGAAGTGTCTCTAAACAAACAGCTAGCATATCgagttgatttgtttttatcaGTCCACCCATATTCTAAGCCATTGGCATTGTTAGTGGCAACTCTATTACTTATTTTTCTCGGTGGTTTAGCACTCTTCGGAGTGAAAGATGATAGCTTAGCAGAATGCCTTTGGTTATCGTGGACTTATGTAGCTGATTCTGGCAACCATACTGACTCTGAAAAGATTGGTGAAAGGCTTGTTTCAGTTTCCATTAGCTTTGGCGGTATGCTCATATTTGCAATGATGCTTGGACTTGTATCTGATGCAATTTCGGAGAAGTTTGATTCATTGAGGAAAGGAAGAAGTAAGGTGGTTGAGCAAAACCATACTTTAATTCTTGGCTGGAGCGATAAATTG GGATCGTTATTGAATCAGCTTGCAATAGCCAATGAGAGTTTGGGTGGAGGGATTGTTGTAGTCATGGCTGAGCGAGATAAAGAGGAAATGGAACTTGACATTGCTAAAATGGAGTTTAACTTCAAAGGAACATCTGTAATATGCAGAAGTGGGAGCCCTCTTATTTTGGCTGACCTGAAAAAG GTCTCTGTCTCTAAAGCCCGTGCAATAATCATCCTTGCTGAAGATGGAAATGCTGATCAG AGTGATGCCCGTGCATTGAGAACAGTTTTAAGTCTAACTGGAGTAAAAGAAGGGCTGAGAGGACATATTGTGGTTGAACTAAGTGATCTTGACAATGAGGTTCTTGTTAAACTTGTTGGTGGAGATCTTGTTGAAACTGTTGTGGCTCATGATGTAATTGGCCGTTTGATGATTCAATGTGCTAGGCAGCCTGGACTTGCACAG ATATGGGAAGATATCCTTGGATTTGAAAATTGCGAGTTCTACATCAAAAGATGGTCACAGTTGGATGGCATGCATTTTGAGGATGTATTGATCAGTTATCCTGATGCCATTCCTTGTGGAATCAAGGTTGCATCATTAGGTggtaaaattattttgaatcCTGATGACTCTTATGTTCTACAAGAAGGCGATGAAGTGCTTGTTATAGCCGAGGATGACGATACCTATGCTCCTGCACCATTGCCTATG GTCAAAGAGGCATCTTTCATACACATTGCCCGAACAGCAAGAAAGCCACAGAAGATTCTACTTTGTGGATGGAGGAGGGACATTGATGATATGCTTGTG GTATTGGATGCCTTTCTAGCCCCTAGTTCAGAGCTCTGGATGTTCAACGAGGTTGCTGAAAAGGAGAGGGAAAAGAAGCTCATTGATGGTGGCCTTGACATCAGCCGGTTGGTGAATATAACTTTAGTTAATCGTGAGGGGAATGCTGTCATACGCCGTCATTTAGAAAGCCTTCCTTTGCAATCTTTTGATTCG ATCTTAATTTTGGCTGATGAGTCTGTGGAAGACTCAGCAATTCAAGCTGATTCCAGATCTCTTGCAACATTACTTTTAATTCGTGATATTCAG GCTAAGCGTCTCCCTATGGTAACACATGTTCAAAGAGGAAGCTTCTCACAAGGCTCATGGATAGGAGAAATGCAGCAAGCTTCAGATAAGTCAGTTATAATTAGTGAAATTCTGGACCCAAGGACTAAAAATCTATTATCCATGTCAAAGATCAGCGATTATGTGCTATCGAATGAGCTCGTAAGCATGGCATTGGCTATGGTGGCTGAGGATCGGCAAATAAATGATGTGTTGGAAGAGCTGTTTGCAGAGGAG GGCAATGAATTGCAAATAAGGCAAGCAGATCTCTATCTCCGTGAAGGTGAGGAATTGAGCTTCTATGAAGTACTCTTGCGAGCTCGACAGAGGAGAGAGGTCATGATTGGTTACCGTTTAGCCGATGCTGAGAGAGCTGTCATCAATCCCCCATCCAAAAGTAAGAGACGGAGGTGGTCAGTGAAGGATGTTTTTGTGGTGATTGCGGAGAAGGAATGA
- the LOC117615992 gene encoding ion channel CASTOR-like isoform X1, which yields MSLDSDSAAVSSTSRDWYFPSPPFIHNNSNSTKFPKYPRRFPTNPRQSQHLPPDYRPPFGGVSSPNSSPPFRSVSSSTSAPHRAFNHERLRRRVDFGRRREKPQQNDVNDAIPSVSDGVSRRRSEVSSAVSGDKFLGNGFNVRWKMAFFVAIATTVFSSVVYQNFCLHIQVNELQEHISKLEFTLRAYNLSDSTELISSFGQQSDLHGKSLKRLALMVSLTLLSMPVLAFKYIDYVSRSRSSENISEEVSLNKQLAYRVDLFLSVHPYSKPLALLVATLLLIFLGGLALFGVKDDSLAECLWLSWTYVADSGNHTDSEKIGERLVSVSISFGGMLIFAMMLGLVSDAISEKFDSLRKGRSKVVEQNHTLILGWSDKLGSLLNQLAIANESLGGGIVVVMAERDKEEMELDIAKMEFNFKGTSVICRSGSPLILADLKKVSVSKARAIIILAEDGNADQSDARALRTVLSLTGVKEGLRGHIVVELSDLDNEVLVKLVGGDLVETVVAHDVIGRLMIQCARQPGLAQIWEDILGFENCEFYIKRWSQLDGMHFEDVLISYPDAIPCGIKVASLGGKIILNPDDSYVLQEGDEVLVIAEDDDTYAPAPLPMVWRGSLPKDFIVPKSAERILFCGWRRDMEDMIMVLDAFLAPSSELWMFNEVAEKEREKKLIDGGLDISRLVNITLVNREGNAVIRRHLESLPLQSFDSILILADESVEDSAIQADSRSLATLLLIRDIQAKRLPMVTHVQRGSFSQGSWIGEMQQASDKSVIISEILDPRTKNLLSMSKISDYVLSNELVSMALAMVAEDRQINDVLEELFAEEGNELQIRQADLYLREGEELSFYEVLLRARQRREVMIGYRLADAERAVINPPSKSKRRRWSVKDVFVVIAEKE from the exons ATGTCCCTCGACTCCGACTCAGCAGCAGTGTCTTCCACCAGCAGAGACTGGTACTTTCCCTCGCCGCCCTTCATCCACAACAACTCGAACTCAACGAAATTTCCAAAATACCCTCGAAGATTCCCAACAAACCCCAGGCAGTCCCAACACCTTCCTCCCGATTATCGGCCGCCGTTTGGCGGCGTTTCGTCTCCCAATTCGTCGCCGCCGTTTCGCAGCGTTTCGTCCTCGACCTCGGCCCCTCATAGAGCTTTTAACCATGAGAGGCTTAGACGGAGGGTCGACTTCGGTCGCCGGCGAGAGAAGCCGCAGCAAAACGACGTCAACGACGCCATTCCAAGCGTTTCCGACGGCGTTTCGAGAAGAAGATCGGAGGTTTCGAGTGCGGTTTCGGGCGATAAGTTTTTGGGAAATGGTTTCAACGTTCGGTGGAAAATGGCCTTTTTCGTAGCG ATTGCGACAACAGTATTTTCATCAGTGGTGTACCAGAATTTCTGTTTACATATCCaagtcaatgagttgcag GAACATATTTCCAAGCTTGAATTTACGTTACGAGCCTATAATTTGTCAGATTCTACGGAGCTTATCAGTTCCTTTGGGCAGCAGAGTGATCTCCATGGCAAAAGTTTAAAAAGATTAGCTCTTATGGTCTCCCTCACACTTTTATCTATGCCTGTCCTAGCTTTCAAGTACATTGATTATGTCTCTAGATCAAGGTCATCAGAAAACATTTCAGAAGAAGTGTCTCTAAACAAACAGCTAGCATATCgagttgatttgtttttatcaGTCCACCCATATTCTAAGCCATTGGCATTGTTAGTGGCAACTCTATTACTTATTTTTCTCGGTGGTTTAGCACTCTTCGGAGTGAAAGATGATAGCTTAGCAGAATGCCTTTGGTTATCGTGGACTTATGTAGCTGATTCTGGCAACCATACTGACTCTGAAAAGATTGGTGAAAGGCTTGTTTCAGTTTCCATTAGCTTTGGCGGTATGCTCATATTTGCAATGATGCTTGGACTTGTATCTGATGCAATTTCGGAGAAGTTTGATTCATTGAGGAAAGGAAGAAGTAAGGTGGTTGAGCAAAACCATACTTTAATTCTTGGCTGGAGCGATAAATTG GGATCGTTATTGAATCAGCTTGCAATAGCCAATGAGAGTTTGGGTGGAGGGATTGTTGTAGTCATGGCTGAGCGAGATAAAGAGGAAATGGAACTTGACATTGCTAAAATGGAGTTTAACTTCAAAGGAACATCTGTAATATGCAGAAGTGGGAGCCCTCTTATTTTGGCTGACCTGAAAAAG GTCTCTGTCTCTAAAGCCCGTGCAATAATCATCCTTGCTGAAGATGGAAATGCTGATCAG AGTGATGCCCGTGCATTGAGAACAGTTTTAAGTCTAACTGGAGTAAAAGAAGGGCTGAGAGGACATATTGTGGTTGAACTAAGTGATCTTGACAATGAGGTTCTTGTTAAACTTGTTGGTGGAGATCTTGTTGAAACTGTTGTGGCTCATGATGTAATTGGCCGTTTGATGATTCAATGTGCTAGGCAGCCTGGACTTGCACAG ATATGGGAAGATATCCTTGGATTTGAAAATTGCGAGTTCTACATCAAAAGATGGTCACAGTTGGATGGCATGCATTTTGAGGATGTATTGATCAGTTATCCTGATGCCATTCCTTGTGGAATCAAGGTTGCATCATTAGGTggtaaaattattttgaatcCTGATGACTCTTATGTTCTACAAGAAGGCGATGAAGTGCTTGTTATAGCCGAGGATGACGATACCTATGCTCCTGCACCATTGCCTATG GTCTGGAGAGGAAGTCTACCCAAAGACTTTATTGTTCCAAAGTCTGCAGAAAGGATACTTTTTTGTGGTTGGCGGCGAGATATGGAGGATATGATTATG GTATTGGATGCCTTTCTAGCCCCTAGTTCAGAGCTCTGGATGTTCAACGAGGTTGCTGAAAAGGAGAGGGAAAAGAAGCTCATTGATGGTGGCCTTGACATCAGCCGGTTGGTGAATATAACTTTAGTTAATCGTGAGGGGAATGCTGTCATACGCCGTCATTTAGAAAGCCTTCCTTTGCAATCTTTTGATTCG ATCTTAATTTTGGCTGATGAGTCTGTGGAAGACTCAGCAATTCAAGCTGATTCCAGATCTCTTGCAACATTACTTTTAATTCGTGATATTCAG GCTAAGCGTCTCCCTATGGTAACACATGTTCAAAGAGGAAGCTTCTCACAAGGCTCATGGATAGGAGAAATGCAGCAAGCTTCAGATAAGTCAGTTATAATTAGTGAAATTCTGGACCCAAGGACTAAAAATCTATTATCCATGTCAAAGATCAGCGATTATGTGCTATCGAATGAGCTCGTAAGCATGGCATTGGCTATGGTGGCTGAGGATCGGCAAATAAATGATGTGTTGGAAGAGCTGTTTGCAGAGGAG GGCAATGAATTGCAAATAAGGCAAGCAGATCTCTATCTCCGTGAAGGTGAGGAATTGAGCTTCTATGAAGTACTCTTGCGAGCTCGACAGAGGAGAGAGGTCATGATTGGTTACCGTTTAGCCGATGCTGAGAGAGCTGTCATCAATCCCCCATCCAAAAGTAAGAGACGGAGGTGGTCAGTGAAGGATGTTTTTGTGGTGATTGCGGAGAAGGAATGA